One genomic region from uncultured Treponema sp. encodes:
- a CDS encoding transposase, producing MQTGKGMGKQKFSIEFKLEVVGKYEPGTFGYKRLAKMYGLSRDTVRSWVLNPKLNPNKNSEEETAQ from the coding sequence ATGCAGACAGGCAAAGGCATGGGAAAGCAGAAATTTTCTATAGAGTTTAAACTTGAAGTTGTTGGAAAGTACGAGCCGGGAACATTCGGCTACAAAAGGCTTGCAAAAATGTACGGACTTTCCAGGGACACTGTGCGCAGCTGGGTCTTGAATCCAAAGTTAAATCCTAACAAAAATTCAGAAGAAGAAACTGCGCAATAA